In one window of Flavobacterium ginsengisoli DNA:
- the tgt gene encoding tRNA guanosine(34) transglycosylase Tgt, producing MKFDLLQKDPQSKARAGSITTDHGVIETPIFMPVGTVASVKGVHQRELKEEINPDIILGNTYHLYLRPQTEILEKAGGLHKFMNWDRNILTDSGGYQVYSLSSNRKIKEEGVKFKSHIDGSYHFFTPENVMEIQRTIGADIIMAFDECTPYPCDYRYAQRSMHMTHRWLDRCINHLEKVPYKYGYEQTFFPIVQGSTYKDLRRQSAEYIANAGQQGNAIGGLSVGEPAEEMYAMTEVVCEILPEDKPRYLMGVGTPINILENIALGIDMFDCVMPTRNARNGMLFTANGTINIKNKKWEADFSPIDEMGHTFVDTEYSKAYLRHLFVANEYLGKQIATIHNLGFYMWLVREARKHILAGDFRPWKEMMVKNMSQRL from the coding sequence ATGAAGTTCGATTTATTACAAAAAGATCCGCAGTCTAAAGCAAGAGCGGGAAGTATAACTACTGATCACGGCGTAATTGAAACGCCTATTTTTATGCCGGTTGGAACGGTTGCATCTGTAAAAGGTGTGCATCAGCGTGAGCTTAAAGAAGAAATAAATCCGGATATTATTCTTGGAAATACATACCATTTATATTTACGTCCACAAACCGAAATTTTAGAAAAAGCGGGAGGATTGCATAAATTCATGAACTGGGATCGTAATATTTTGACTGATTCTGGAGGATATCAAGTATATTCTCTTTCTTCAAATAGAAAAATTAAAGAAGAAGGAGTGAAGTTCAAATCGCATATTGACGGTTCTTACCACTTTTTTACTCCAGAAAATGTAATGGAAATTCAGCGTACAATTGGAGCCGATATTATTATGGCTTTTGACGAATGTACACCTTATCCTTGTGATTATCGTTATGCGCAGCGTTCTATGCACATGACACACCGTTGGTTAGACAGATGTATTAATCATTTAGAAAAAGTGCCTTATAAATATGGTTACGAACAAACGTTTTTTCCAATTGTTCAAGGAAGTACTTATAAAGATTTGCGTCGCCAGTCGGCTGAATATATTGCCAATGCAGGACAGCAAGGAAATGCAATTGGAGGACTTTCAGTTGGAGAACCTGCTGAAGAAATGTATGCAATGACCGAAGTAGTTTGCGAAATTCTGCCAGAAGATAAACCTCGTTATTTAATGGGAGTTGGAACTCCAATTAATATTTTAGAAAATATTGCGTTAGGGATTGATATGTTCGACTGTGTTATGCCAACACGTAATGCAAGAAACGGAATGTTGTTTACAGCAAACGGAACAATTAACATCAAGAATAAAAAGTGGGAAGCTGATTTTTCTCCAATTGATGAAATGGGACACACTTTTGTAGATACAGAATATTCTAAAGCTTATTTGCGTCATTTATTTGTCGCCAACGAATATCTTGGAAAACAAATTGCAACCATTCATAATCTTGGTTTTTATATGTGGTTGGTTCGTGAAGCCAGAAAACATATCTTAGCCGGAGATTTTAGACCATGGAAAGAAATGATGGTTAAAAATATGAGCCAAAGACTTTAA
- a CDS encoding polysaccharide deacetylase family protein — protein sequence MNLAQKLGYPENTKLLIIHADDAGLSHSENQATIKTLQNGSVNSYSIMVPCPWFFEMATFANNNPNYDCGIHLTLTCEWENYKFGPILPVSEVSSLVDQNGYFYKTRQDFKNNAQPAEIKKELTAQIERALQFGIQPTHLDSHMCSVGVTPEILEIYKELGKTYNLPVFINKDFVESISLSNEKYNFDDTLLADKLLIGYYADFEKGELKKSYEKALDSAISGLNVFLLHPAFDDFEMQGITINHPNFGSEWRQIDFEFFTSDECKAKLKENNIQLITWKEIGQLEHLSIKK from the coding sequence ATGAACTTAGCACAAAAACTCGGATATCCTGAAAACACCAAACTATTAATCATTCACGCCGATGATGCAGGACTATCGCATTCCGAAAATCAGGCAACTATAAAAACACTCCAAAACGGATCTGTCAATTCATACAGCATAATGGTTCCTTGTCCGTGGTTTTTTGAGATGGCCACTTTTGCTAATAACAATCCAAATTATGACTGCGGAATTCATTTAACTCTCACCTGCGAATGGGAGAATTACAAATTTGGCCCGATTCTTCCCGTTTCCGAAGTTTCAAGCTTAGTAGATCAAAATGGTTATTTTTATAAAACCCGACAAGATTTCAAAAACAACGCACAACCAGCTGAAATTAAAAAGGAGCTTACCGCACAAATCGAAAGAGCTTTGCAATTTGGCATTCAGCCTACACATCTCGACTCGCATATGTGCAGTGTCGGCGTTACCCCTGAAATTTTAGAAATCTACAAAGAGCTAGGAAAAACATACAATTTACCAGTTTTTATTAATAAAGACTTTGTAGAATCAATTTCTCTATCTAATGAAAAATATAATTTTGATGATACACTTTTGGCTGATAAACTTTTAATTGGATATTATGCTGACTTTGAAAAAGGAGAACTCAAAAAATCTTATGAAAAAGCTTTAGACAGCGCAATTTCTGGATTAAATGTTTTCCTGCTTCATCCTGCGTTTGATGATTTTGAAATGCAAGGCATCACAATAAATCATCCAAATTTTGGTTCAGAATGGCGTCAAATAGATTTCGAGTTTTTTACCAGTGATGAATGCAAAGCAAAATTAAAAGAGAATAATATTCAATTAATTACATGGAAAGAAATTGGGCAATTGGAGCATCTTTCAATTAAAAAATAA